The Paraburkholderia sp. ZP32-5 genome includes a window with the following:
- a CDS encoding FMN-dependent NADH-azoreductase has translation MTTILQINSAARSQGANSTLLINELTEKLQQSNPGAQVVVRNLQAEPLSHLDDVVLGAFFTPADQRTPEQAAIAARSEALIAELQAADIVVIGAPMYNFGISSQLKTYFDFIARAGITFRYGANGAEGLVTGKKVHVVSARGGKYAGTPNDSQTPYLKTFLGFLGMTDVNFIYAEGLNMGPDAATAALASAREAIAAV, from the coding sequence ATGACCACGATCCTGCAAATCAACTCGGCAGCCCGCTCGCAAGGCGCGAACTCGACGCTGCTCATCAACGAGTTGACCGAAAAGCTGCAACAGTCGAACCCGGGCGCGCAAGTCGTCGTCCGTAACCTGCAAGCCGAGCCGCTGTCGCACCTCGACGACGTCGTGCTGGGCGCATTCTTCACGCCGGCCGACCAACGTACGCCGGAGCAGGCCGCGATCGCCGCGCGCAGCGAAGCGCTGATCGCCGAACTGCAAGCCGCCGATATCGTCGTGATCGGCGCGCCGATGTACAACTTCGGCATCTCGTCGCAACTGAAGACGTATTTCGATTTCATCGCACGTGCCGGCATTACGTTCCGCTACGGCGCGAACGGTGCGGAAGGTCTCGTGACGGGCAAGAAGGTTCACGTGGTGTCGGCGCGCGGCGGCAAGTATGCCGGCACGCCGAACGACAGCCAGACGCCGTATCTGAAGACGTTCCTCGGCTTCCTCGGCATGACCGATGTGAACTTCATCTACGCGGAAGGCCTGAACATGGGCCCGGACGCCGCGACCGCCGCGCTGGCTTCGGCGCGTGAGGCGATCGCCGCGGTTTGA
- a CDS encoding CYTH domain-containing protein, protein MGMEREIKLALPAAQVQAATQWFVARAGTDGKPVKLVNIYFDTPQLSLASSKSALRLRQTPDGWLQTFKTVGNATNGLHSRHEWEMPVAGAKLEIDALLQACDEPAAADALRAAAPSLTELFRTNFMRTLWQLDVDGAQVEAAIDQGDVLATVDGEARRAPISEIELELKSGDEAALHTLAAELGKRIAGLAPDDISKAQRGYKLRAGGS, encoded by the coding sequence ATGGGTATGGAACGCGAAATCAAGCTGGCGTTGCCGGCTGCGCAGGTGCAGGCGGCAACGCAGTGGTTCGTCGCGCGCGCCGGCACGGACGGTAAGCCGGTCAAGCTCGTGAATATTTACTTCGATACGCCCCAGTTGTCGCTGGCGTCGTCGAAGAGCGCGCTGCGTCTGCGGCAGACGCCGGACGGCTGGCTGCAAACCTTCAAGACGGTCGGCAACGCGACGAACGGTTTGCATAGCCGTCACGAATGGGAAATGCCGGTGGCGGGCGCGAAGCTCGAAATCGACGCGTTGCTGCAGGCATGCGACGAGCCCGCCGCGGCCGACGCGTTGCGCGCGGCCGCGCCGTCGTTGACCGAACTGTTTCGCACCAATTTCATGCGCACGTTGTGGCAGCTCGACGTCGATGGCGCGCAGGTCGAAGCGGCGATCGATCAGGGGGACGTGCTCGCGACCGTCGACGGCGAAGCGCGCCGCGCGCCGATCTCGGAAATCGAACTGGAACTGAAATCCGGCGACGAAGCAGCGCTTCACACGCTCGCGGCCGAACTCGGCAAACGGATTGCCGGCCTCGCGCCGGACGATATCAGCAAGGCGCAACGCGGCTATAAGTTGCGCGCCGGCGGGAGTTGA
- a CDS encoding M61 family metallopeptidase: MKPIRYTIVPSQPAAHLFEVTVTVADPDPAGQRFMLPVWIPGSYMVREFARNIVTLRAVNEAGRKVRIEKVDKHTWHAAPVKGALTLRYEVYAWDLSVRAAHLDDTTGFFNGTSVFLAPLGHEDAQCVVDIQKPQGAAYRNWRVATALPEARGTKRYGFGEYRAQNYDELIDHPVTLGEFALATFKAHGVPHDVVIGGRVIGLDMARLCRDLKRICEAQIALFEPKSKKAPVDRYVFMTQAVTDGYGGLEHRASTALICNRTDLPVEGRDTMSEGYRTYLGLCSHEYFHTWNVKRIKPAAFAPYDLSVENYTSLLWLFEGFTSYYDDLILVRSGVISADDYFGLLGKVIGGVQRGSGRLKQSVAESSFDAWVKYYRQDENAPNAIVSYYTKGSLIALAFDLTIRAQTGNRKSLDDVMRLLWQRFGRDFYRGKPVGVDESEIEALFTEATGAQLAELFADGVRGTHDLPLDTLLAPFGVTLAPDVDRNGKPSLGVRLRGGADCMLAAVHEGSAAQKAGLSAGDVLIALDGLRVTGGNLDGLLARYQPGAKVEVHAFRRDELRVTQVKLDGPEVARYKLTVDAKQAGTRKARERWLAS; the protein is encoded by the coding sequence ATGAAGCCGATCCGCTACACCATCGTTCCAAGTCAACCCGCCGCCCACCTGTTCGAAGTTACCGTGACCGTTGCCGATCCCGATCCGGCCGGCCAGCGTTTCATGCTGCCGGTGTGGATTCCGGGCAGCTACATGGTGCGCGAGTTCGCGCGCAACATCGTCACGCTGCGCGCGGTGAACGAGGCGGGCCGCAAGGTGCGCATCGAGAAGGTCGACAAGCACACGTGGCACGCCGCGCCGGTGAAGGGCGCGCTGACGCTGCGCTACGAGGTGTACGCATGGGACCTGTCGGTGCGCGCCGCGCATCTGGATGACACGACCGGCTTTTTCAACGGCACGAGCGTGTTCCTCGCGCCGCTCGGCCATGAGGACGCGCAGTGCGTGGTGGATATCCAGAAGCCGCAAGGCGCCGCGTACCGCAACTGGCGCGTCGCGACCGCGTTGCCGGAAGCGCGCGGCACGAAGCGCTACGGCTTCGGCGAGTACCGTGCACAGAACTATGACGAACTGATCGACCATCCTGTGACACTCGGCGAGTTTGCGCTCGCGACTTTCAAGGCGCATGGCGTGCCGCATGACGTGGTGATCGGCGGACGCGTGATCGGGCTCGACATGGCGCGCTTGTGCCGGGATCTGAAGCGCATCTGCGAGGCGCAGATCGCGTTGTTCGAACCGAAGTCGAAGAAGGCACCGGTCGATCGCTACGTGTTCATGACCCAGGCCGTCACCGATGGTTACGGCGGGCTCGAGCATCGCGCGTCGACCGCGCTGATCTGCAACCGCACCGATCTGCCGGTCGAGGGCCGCGACACGATGAGCGAGGGCTACCGGACCTACCTCGGCCTGTGCAGCCACGAATACTTCCATACGTGGAACGTGAAGCGCATCAAGCCGGCCGCGTTTGCGCCGTACGATCTGAGCGTCGAGAACTACACGTCGCTGCTGTGGCTGTTCGAGGGTTTCACGTCGTATTACGACGACCTGATTCTCGTGCGCAGCGGCGTGATTTCGGCGGACGACTATTTCGGCTTGCTCGGCAAGGTCATCGGCGGTGTGCAGCGCGGCAGCGGACGGCTCAAGCAGAGCGTCGCCGAAAGCTCGTTCGACGCCTGGGTCAAGTACTACCGCCAGGACGAGAACGCGCCGAACGCGATCGTCAGCTACTACACGAAGGGCTCGCTGATCGCGCTCGCATTCGATCTGACGATTCGCGCGCAGACCGGCAACCGCAAATCGCTCGATGACGTGATGCGGCTGTTGTGGCAGCGCTTCGGCCGCGACTTCTATCGCGGCAAACCGGTCGGCGTCGACGAAAGCGAAATCGAGGCGCTGTTTACGGAAGCGACCGGCGCGCAGTTGGCCGAGCTGTTCGCCGACGGCGTGCGCGGCACCCACGATCTGCCGCTCGATACGCTGCTCGCGCCGTTCGGCGTCACACTCGCGCCGGACGTGGACAGGAACGGCAAGCCGTCGCTCGGCGTGCGGCTGCGTGGCGGCGCGGATTGCATGCTGGCGGCGGTGCACGAAGGCAGCGCCGCGCAGAAGGCGGGATTGTCCGCCGGCGACGTGCTGATCGCGCTGGATGGTCTGCGCGTGACCGGCGGCAATCTCGACGGCCTGCTCGCGCGCTATCAGCCGGGCGCGAAGGTTGAAGTGCACGCGTTCCGCCGCGACGAGCTGCGCGTCACGCAAGTGAAGCTCGATGGCCCCGAAGTGGCGCGCTACAAGCTCACCGTCGATGCAAAGCAGGCCGGCACGCGTAAGGCGCGTGAGCGCTGGCTGGCGAGCTGA
- the trpC gene encoding indole-3-glycerol phosphate synthase TrpC, whose amino-acid sequence MSDILDRIIAVKREEVRAAEQSAPLEDLRLEASSRDIRDFVGALRAKHAAGLAAVISEVKKASPSKGVLRENFVPADIARSYEKHGAACLSVLTDVQFFQGSVAYLQQARAACQLPVLRKDFIVDPYQIVEARAMGADAILLIAAALETSQMQDLEALAHSLGLAVLVEVHDSAELKEALTLKTPLIGINNRNLRTFETSLETTIGMLDAIPDDRIVVTESGILSRADVERMRALNVHTFLVGEAFMRAEEPGVELARMFF is encoded by the coding sequence ATGAGCGATATTCTCGACCGCATCATCGCGGTCAAACGCGAAGAGGTCCGCGCGGCCGAACAGAGCGCGCCGCTCGAAGACTTGCGGCTCGAAGCGTCGTCGCGCGATATCCGCGACTTCGTCGGCGCGTTGCGCGCCAAGCACGCAGCGGGTCTGGCCGCGGTGATCTCCGAGGTGAAGAAGGCGAGCCCGTCGAAGGGCGTGCTGCGCGAAAACTTCGTGCCGGCCGACATCGCGCGCTCGTATGAGAAGCACGGCGCCGCATGTTTGTCGGTGCTGACCGACGTGCAGTTCTTCCAGGGCAGCGTCGCTTATCTGCAGCAGGCGCGCGCCGCATGCCAGTTGCCAGTGCTGCGCAAGGACTTCATCGTCGATCCGTACCAGATCGTCGAAGCGCGCGCGATGGGCGCCGACGCGATCCTGCTGATCGCGGCCGCGCTTGAAACGTCGCAGATGCAGGACCTCGAAGCGCTCGCGCATTCGCTCGGCCTCGCGGTGCTGGTCGAAGTGCACGACAGCGCCGAGCTCAAGGAAGCGCTCACGTTGAAGACACCGCTGATCGGCATCAACAACCGCAATCTGCGCACGTTCGAAACGTCGCTGGAAACGACGATCGGCATGCTCGACGCGATTCCGGACGACCGTATCGTCGTCACCGAATCGGGCATCCTGTCGCGCGCGGACGTCGAACGGATGCGCGCGTTGAACGTGCACACGTTCCTCGTCGGCGAGGCGTTCATGCGCGCCGAGGAGCCGGGCGTGGAACTTGCGCGAATGTTTTTCTGA
- the trpD gene encoding anthranilate phosphoribosyltransferase, protein MSITPQEALQRTIEHREIFHDEMLHLMRLIMRGELSPVMSAAIITGLRVKKETIGEITAAATVMREFARHVDVQDNSNFVDIVGTGGDGSHTFNISTATMFVSAAAGAKVAKHGNRGVSSKSGSADVLEALGVNIDLQPDQVAASIAETGMGFMFAPNHHPAMKNVAPVRRELGVRTIFNILGPLTNPAGAPNQLMGVFHPDLVGIQVRVMQRLGAKHVLVVYGMDGMDEVSLGGATQVGELRDGEIREYEIHPEDFGMQMVSNRTLKVADAGESKVMLLEALDNKPGVAREIVTLNAGTALYAANVVESIADGIGLAREAIASGKARAKVDELVRFTQQFKQ, encoded by the coding sequence ATGTCCATTACCCCCCAGGAAGCGCTGCAGCGGACCATCGAGCACCGCGAGATTTTCCACGACGAAATGCTGCATCTGATGCGCCTGATCATGCGCGGCGAACTGTCGCCGGTGATGTCGGCGGCGATCATCACGGGCTTGCGCGTCAAAAAAGAGACCATCGGCGAAATCACCGCGGCCGCCACGGTGATGCGTGAATTTGCCCGGCATGTCGATGTGCAGGACAACTCGAACTTCGTCGATATCGTCGGCACCGGCGGCGACGGCTCGCATACGTTCAATATTTCGACCGCGACGATGTTCGTGTCCGCGGCGGCCGGCGCGAAGGTCGCGAAACACGGCAATCGCGGCGTGTCGAGCAAGTCGGGCAGCGCGGACGTGCTCGAGGCGCTCGGCGTGAACATCGATCTGCAGCCGGACCAAGTTGCGGCGTCGATCGCGGAAACAGGCATGGGCTTCATGTTCGCGCCGAACCATCATCCGGCGATGAAGAACGTCGCGCCGGTGCGCCGCGAGCTCGGCGTGCGCACGATCTTCAACATCCTCGGGCCGCTGACCAACCCGGCCGGCGCGCCGAATCAGCTGATGGGCGTGTTCCACCCGGACCTCGTCGGCATCCAGGTGCGCGTGATGCAGCGCCTCGGCGCAAAGCACGTGCTGGTCGTGTACGGTATGGACGGCATGGACGAAGTGTCGCTCGGCGGCGCCACCCAGGTCGGCGAACTGCGCGACGGCGAAATCCGCGAGTACGAGATCCATCCGGAGGACTTCGGCATGCAAATGGTGTCGAACCGCACGCTGAAAGTGGCCGACGCAGGCGAATCGAAAGTCATGCTGCTTGAAGCGCTCGACAACAAACCGGGCGTCGCACGCGAAATCGTCACGCTGAACGCGGGCACCGCGCTCTATGCGGCGAACGTGGTCGAGTCGATCGCGGACGGCATCGGGCTCGCGCGCGAAGCGATCGCGAGCGGCAAAGCGCGCGCGAAGGTCGACGAACTCGTGCGCTTCACGCAGCAATTCAAGCAGTAA
- a CDS encoding uracil-DNA glycosylase gives MTSASRTRSNSSQASLFDDAAPASAEAAAATTATSTAPQHRADNTAPPTLEAQFAALPAAWRAHLKSFIDSDAYAPLCRFVDGERAAGKTIYPADVFRALRLTSPDDVKVVILGQDPYHGEDRGTPQAHGLAFSVAPHVRPPPSLRNIFKEIAASLGYETPQHGCLDSWAKQGVLLLNTVLTVERDSAASHAKRGWEKCTDTLIHELATRHDGLVFMLWGAHAQAKRALLGGKSHYVLEAPHPSPLSAHRGFLGCGHFAKANEYLVKHGREPIDWRLPDEAQMLA, from the coding sequence ATGACCTCCGCCTCCCGTACCCGTTCCAATTCCTCGCAGGCGTCGCTATTCGACGACGCCGCGCCCGCCTCCGCCGAGGCAGCAGCCGCGACGACCGCAACTTCCACCGCGCCTCAGCACCGCGCAGACAACACCGCCCCGCCCACGCTCGAAGCCCAGTTCGCCGCGCTCCCCGCGGCGTGGCGCGCGCATCTGAAATCGTTCATCGACAGCGACGCTTATGCGCCGTTGTGCCGTTTCGTCGACGGCGAGCGCGCGGCCGGCAAAACCATCTACCCGGCCGACGTGTTCCGCGCGCTGCGCCTGACGAGTCCCGACGACGTGAAAGTCGTGATCCTCGGCCAGGACCCGTATCACGGCGAAGACCGCGGCACGCCGCAGGCCCACGGACTCGCATTTTCGGTCGCGCCGCACGTGCGCCCGCCGCCGTCGTTGCGCAACATCTTCAAGGAAATCGCCGCGAGCCTCGGCTACGAAACGCCGCAACATGGCTGTCTCGACAGTTGGGCGAAACAGGGCGTGCTGCTGCTGAACACGGTGCTCACCGTCGAGCGCGACAGCGCCGCGAGCCACGCAAAACGCGGCTGGGAGAAATGCACGGACACGCTGATCCACGAACTCGCGACGCGCCACGACGGCCTCGTGTTCATGCTGTGGGGCGCGCATGCGCAGGCCAAACGCGCGCTGCTCGGTGGCAAGTCGCACTACGTGCTGGAGGCGCCCCATCCGTCGCCGTTGTCCGCGCATCGCGGCTTCCTCGGCTGCGGGCACTTCGCGAAAGCGAACGAGTATCTGGTGAAGCACGGCCGCGAGCCGATCGACTGGCGTTTGCCGGATGAAGCGCAAATGCTCGCGTGA